A stretch of DNA from Streptomyces xanthii:
TGCCCAAGTACGGCATGGCCCCGCACTGGGCCCGCGCGGTGCGCCCCATGGTCATCGTCTTCATCCTCGTCGCGTTCCTCGTCACCTGGCTCTTCGACGCCAACGTCGACGCCCAGGGCGGCGCCTACGCCACCGGCGTCCTCGTCCTCATCTGCTCAGCCGCCATCGCCGTCACCATCGCCGCGAACAAAGCCGGCCAACGCGGCTGGACCATCGGCTTCGGCATCATCGCCGCCGTCTTCCTCTACACCACCGTCGTCAACATCATCGAACGCCCCGACGGCGTGAAGATCGGCGCCTGCTTCATCGCCGGCATCATGCTCATCTCGCTCCTGTCCCGCCTCGGCCGCGCCTTCGAACTCCGCGTCACCCACGTCGAACTCGACGACATGGCCGAACGCTTCATCCGCGACATCTGCAAGCGCACCCCGCGCTTCATCGCCAACGAACCCGACAACCGCGACGCCGACGAATACCGCGCGAAGAAGGACCAGATCCGCGCCGACAACGACATCCCCGGCACCGAGGACTTCGTCTTCGTCGAGGTCACCATCACCGACCCCTCCGAGTTCGAAGCCGGCCTCACCGTCCGCGGCGAAGTCCTCCACGACCGCTTCCGCGTCCTCACCGTCGAAGCCTCCTCCGTCCCCAACGGCCTCGCCGCACTCCTCCTCCACGCCCGCGACCTCACCGGCGTCCGCCCCCACATCTACTTCGAATGGACCGAAGGCAACCCCTTCGCCAACTTCCTCCGCTTCTTCCTCTTCGGCCAGGGCGAAATCGCCCCCGTCACCCGCGAGGTGCTGCGCGAGGCGGAGCCGGACCGCGAACTGCGCCCGCGCGTCCACGTCGGCTGAGTGGAAGCGGAGTTGTCGCCGGCCGTCCGACCGGCCGGCGACAACTCTGCGCAAGGGCCTGGCCAATGACATAATCGCCGGGTCCTTCACCGTCCGAGTACACGCTGGAGTCCGACATGACGGCACCGTCTTCGCCGAGCCGTATCGACACGAGCAAGCCCCACCCGGCCCGTGTCTACGACTGGCTCCTGGGCGGCAAGGACAACTACCCGGTCGACCAGGAAGTGGCGGAGAAGCTGCCCGCCGAGGCGCGGAACAACGCGATGCGCAACCGCGCCTTCATGCACCGCGCCGCCGCGTGGCTCGCGCAGAGCGGCATCGACCAGTTCCTCGACATCGGCACCGGCATCCCGACGAAGCCGAACCTGCACCAGATCGTGCAGAAGATCGTGCCGTCGGCCCGGGTCGCGTACACGGACAACGACCCGATCGTGCTGCGGCACGCGGAGGCGCTCCTCGTGAGCAGCGCGGAGGGGGCCACGGACTACATCGAGGCCGACGTCCGTGACCCGCGGGGCATCCTCGACCACGCCCGTACTTTCCTCGACTTCGAGCGGCCGATCGCCCTGTCGATGATCGCGCTGATGCACTTCATCACGGACGACGAGGACCCGTACGGCCTGACGCGCACGCTCGTCGACGCCCTCCCCTCCGGCAGCTACCTGGTCCTCTCCCACGGCACCACCGACGAGCACCCGCACCTGGCGAGTTCGGTGAAGAACACGTACCGCAAGGGCGAGATCCCACTGCGGATGCGCACCCGCGCCGAGGTCGAGCCGTTCTTCGAGGGCCTGGAGCTGGTCGAGCCCGGACTGGTGACCGCGACGAAGTGGTACCGGTCCGAGCCCGCGCCGGCCGAGGAGCTGAGCGGTTTCTACGTGGGCGTGGCGCGCGTTCCGTAGCCGGACCTCGCGGCGAACTCCGCGAACCAGGGCAGCAGGTCGGGGCGGGTCACCGTACCCTCGGCGACGACGTCGGCGGCGCGGGCGCCCTGGAGGATGCGTTTGACGGGCACCTCCAGTTTCTTGCCGGTGAGGGTGCGGGGCACGGCCTCGACGGGGACGATCACGTCGGGGACGTGCCGCGGTGAGAGGTGTCGGCGGATCGCGGCGACGATCTCGTCGCGGAGGTCGTCGTCGAAGGACTCGCCGGGCGCGGGCACGACGAACAGGGGCATCGCGTAGCCCCCGCCCGGGAGTTCGGCGCCGATGACGAGGCTGTCGGCGACGCGCGGCAGCCGTTCGACGACGGCGTACAGGTCGGCGGAGCCCATGCGCACGCCCATGCGGTTGAGGGTGGCGTCGGAGCGTCCGGCGACCTCGACGGACAGGTCGGGGTGCAGGGTGATCCAGTCGCCGTGCCGCCAGACGCCCGGGTACACGTCGAAGTACCCGGCCCGGTAGCGGCGGTGGTCGGTGTCGCCGAGGAAGTGGAGCGGCATCGAGGGCAGCGGGGCGGTGACGACGAGTTCGCCCTGCTCCCCCACGACCGGCCTGCCGTCCGGGTCCCAGGCGTCGAGGGCGACGCCGAGGGCCGGTCCGGAGAGCCGCCCGGTGTGTTCGGGCAGCAGGGCCGAGTCGCCGGCGAGGACGGAGCAGATGTCGGTGCCGCCGCAGATCGACTGGAGCCGGGCGCCGGGCGCGAGCCTGTCGCGGACCCAGTGCCAGGTGCTGTCGGGCATGGCCGAGCCGGTCTGCAGGACGGTGCGCAGGGCGCCGAGGCCGAGGTCGCAGGCCGGGTGGGCGCCCGCCTTCTCGCCCGCGGTGAGATAGGCGGCCCCGACGCCGACGACGGTGGCGCCGGTGCGTTCGGCGATGCGCCAGACCCCGTCGACGTCGGGGTGGGTGGGGCTGCCGTCGTAGAGGACGATCGTGCTGCCGTGGAGGAGTCCGGCGACCATGAAGTTCCAGACCATCCAGCTGGTGGAGGTGTGGAAGAGGTAGCGGTCGTCGGGGCGCAGGCCGACGCCGAGGCCGAGCGCCTTGAGCAGTTCGACGACGAT
This window harbors:
- a CDS encoding SAM-dependent methyltransferase — its product is MTAPSSPSRIDTSKPHPARVYDWLLGGKDNYPVDQEVAEKLPAEARNNAMRNRAFMHRAAAWLAQSGIDQFLDIGTGIPTKPNLHQIVQKIVPSARVAYTDNDPIVLRHAEALLVSSAEGATDYIEADVRDPRGILDHARTFLDFERPIALSMIALMHFITDDEDPYGLTRTLVDALPSGSYLVLSHGTTDEHPHLASSVKNTYRKGEIPLRMRTRAEVEPFFEGLELVEPGLVTATKWYRSEPAPAEELSGFYVGVARVP
- a CDS encoding acetoacetate--CoA ligase, with protein sequence MTAADSNIADFQAWLRRERGLAHADYAALWRWSTDDLPAFWSAVWEYYGLDRVSPYEEVLADATMPGASWFTGAHLNFARQCLTRSDATRPAVIAVSETGAPEHLSWERLRAEVAGVAAGLRDLGVGPGDCVAGYLPNVPHAVVALLATAAVGATWTVCSPDFGTAGVLDRLRQAAPKVLFSADGYRHGGKEYDRRPQTAELLAGLPTVRHLVAVDRLHRSAAGPAWSDRKDVTQHPWPALAGRDAPLVFADVPFDHPLWILWSSGTTGVPKGIVHGHGGIVVELLKALGLGVGLRPDDRYLFHTSTSWMVWNFMVAGLLHGSTIVLYDGSPTHPDVDGVWRIAERTGATVVGVGAAYLTAGEKAGAHPACDLGLGALRTVLQTGSAMPDSTWHWVRDRLAPGARLQSICGGTDICSVLAGDSALLPEHTGRLSGPALGVALDAWDPDGRPVVGEQGELVVTAPLPSMPLHFLGDTDHRRYRAGYFDVYPGVWRHGDWITLHPDLSVEVAGRSDATLNRMGVRMGSADLYAVVERLPRVADSLVIGAELPGGGYAMPLFVVPAPGESFDDDLRDEIVAAIRRHLSPRHVPDVIVPVEAVPRTLTGKKLEVPVKRILQGARAADVVAEGTVTRPDLLPWFAEFAARSGYGTRATPT